A single region of the Streptomyces virginiae genome encodes:
- a CDS encoding ATP-binding protein, with amino-acid sequence MGTNGSTMLEPLRQGLPPVDPTAVSGSASCALPARYDAVRGARSFCRSTLSQWGLDDRFDDVALVVSELVTNALRHALPEDARGADAEPEPPVRLHLMRWSTRLVCAVRDPSEDRPGGAFSPERTEENFDLESGRGLFLVDSYSDSWGWHPLAGRLTGKVVWALFLLQD; translated from the coding sequence ATGGGGACGAATGGATCGACCATGCTCGAGCCGTTACGGCAGGGGCTGCCCCCGGTCGACCCCACGGCTGTCTCCGGGTCCGCCTCCTGCGCCCTGCCCGCCCGCTACGACGCGGTACGCGGCGCCCGTTCCTTCTGTCGCTCGACCCTGTCCCAGTGGGGTCTCGACGACCGCTTCGACGATGTGGCCCTGGTCGTCTCCGAGCTCGTCACCAACGCGCTGCGCCATGCCCTGCCCGAGGACGCGCGGGGTGCGGACGCCGAGCCGGAGCCGCCGGTACGGCTGCACCTGATGCGGTGGAGCACGCGCCTGGTGTGCGCGGTGCGGGACCCCAGCGAGGACCGGCCCGGTGGGGCCTTCTCGCCGGAGCGGACCGAGGAGAACTTCGACCTGGAGTCCGGGCGCGGGCTGTTCCTGGTGGACTCGTACAGCGACAGCTGGGGCTGGCACCCGCTCGCGGGACGACTCACCGGCAAGGTGGTCTGGGCGCTCTTCCTGCTCCAGGACTGA